CTGGAGTAAAGCGAGCCGTTGCCGGTTTTGATGGACCAATCGAGATAGGGCGCATTCTGGACGTCACTCATGCCGCGCGGCACGTATCCGGAGGCGTGATTCCGGATGATCTCATCGGCGTGCGGCTCGCCGGTGTCGCTCATGCCGAGGGGTTCGAAGATGTTCTTCCGGAGGAAATCCCCATAGGTTTCGCCCGAGGCCTTTTCGATGACGTAGGCCAGCAGGTTGTAGTTGGAGTTGCTGTAGTCGAACTTTTCTCCCGGCTGGAACAGCAGCGGCGTCCCCTTGAACATGGCGATGACCTGGTCGAGGGACTGGTGGAAGCGAGACTTCTCGCGGTACCCCGGAAGATTGTTGGCATTGACAATGCCGGAACTGTGAGCGAGCAGTTGGTGAATCGTGATCTTGTCGCCCTGGGGATAGTCCCGGATGAACTTGGCCAGCGGATGCTTGAGTTTCAGCTTGCCACGCTCCTCAAGCAGCAGAATGGCCGCGGCGGTAAAAGGCTTGGAGACGGAAGCGATCTGAAACTTGGTATGGGGTGTGTTGGCGACATCCAGTTCGTAGTTGGCCATCCCGTAGCCTTTGCTCACCAGAACCTTGTCGCCGCGCGCGATCAGGACCGAGCCGCTGAAGTTGTGGCTTTCCAAGTAGGGTTTGACGTAGGCGTCGACTTTGGCTTCGAGGGCGGGGTCGTTCTGCGAAGATGCCGCGGGTGCAAACAGCAGGAACGCGAGCAAGAGCAAGGAAGGTAAGCGCAGTCGGGTCATCGGTGTTTCCGGATACGTACACATTTGGACGAAAGGAGCCAAGGTT
The sequence above is a segment of the Terriglobales bacterium genome. Coding sequences within it:
- a CDS encoding serine hydrolase domain-containing protein; this encodes MTRLRLPSLLLLAFLLFAPAASSQNDPALEAKVDAYVKPYLESHNFSGSVLIARGDKVLVSKGYGMANYELDVANTPHTKFQIASVSKPFTAAAILLLEERGKLKLKHPLAKFIRDYPQGDKITIHQLLAHSSGIVNANNLPGYREKSRFHQSLDQVIAMFKGTPLLFQPGEKFDYSNSNYNLLAYVIEKASGETYGDFLRKNIFEPLGMSDTGEPHADEIIRNHASGYVPRGMSDVQNAPYLDWSIKTGNGSLYSSVEDLYKFDRALYTDKLLRRSSRDQMFKEHFEGVGYAWFIGKKLNRRAITYTGRSPGYTTALLRFVEDDATVILASNIYSSLTRSMADDLAAILFGEPYRVPELTAHPLDEAVLSALPGRYQFGPDFFTPNLVIKVEARQHDLAIATPDEIYLIPQSDGSFIDRGYGGKMSFSRDEQGKVNQLTWSFGDAFVAKRLPD